In the genome of Nymphaea colorata isolate Beijing-Zhang1983 chromosome 9, ASM883128v2, whole genome shotgun sequence, one region contains:
- the LOC116259903 gene encoding uncharacterized protein LOC116259903 → MHLKAGGLWREEDGAVAEDESSPVAELSKSLGRQKLYREVTLALRSGLRDACADLSFLRLRALRNLLKFLRSVSESDPAIRLFQQSQSSTDLQVVPVLYEHTLAKPKEVHVPDLDHIYSVEPLQITSPATDGEVALALRVLEGCCILHKESRNLAHKHGGVKVLLNILSTRGVLEQGACLDAIVSLMLESPANQMDFEAGHGIHKVAELIKDTQVNENIRLKCGEFLLLLVGHVLPSASRHSAAMFDGHNGRDKHPLASAEEDLRHLLGEKCASLIWAASQFGSTLDLEQRQTALQIHASRVLNSLELYSEWD, encoded by the exons ATGCATTTGAAGGCAGGGGGATTGTGGCGGGAGGAGGATGGGGCCGTGGCGGAGGACGAGTCTTCGCCGGTGGCCGAGCTGTCGAAGTCACTGGGGAGGCAGAAGCTCTATAGGGAGGTGACCCTCGCGCTGCGCAGCGGCCTCAGGGACGCCTGCGCCGACCTCTCTTTCCTCCGCCTCCGCGCCCTCCGCAACCTCCTCAAGTTCCTCCGCTCTGTTTCCGAGTCCGACCCCGCCATCCGCCTCTTCCAGCAGTCTCAGTCCTCCACCGATctccaag TTGTCCCTGTCCTATATGAGCACACACTGGCAAAGCCGAAGGAGGTTCATGTGCCAGACTTGGATCATATATACAGTGTTGAGCCTCTTCAGATAACCAGTCCAGCCACAGATGGCGAAGTGGCTTTGGCTCTTAGAGTTCTGGAAGGATGTTGTATCCTTCACAAGGAGAGCAGAAATCTGGCTCATAAACATGGAGGAGTGAAG GTACTTTTGAACATATTATCTACTCGAGGTGTGCTTGAGCAGGGTGCATGCTTGGATGCTATTGTTTCTTTAATGCTTGAATCACCTGCTAATCAGATG GATTTTGAAGCAGGACATGGCATTCACAAAGTTGCAGAACTTATAAAAGATACACAAGTGAATGAAAATATAAG ATTAAAATGTGGAGAGTTCTTACTTTTGCTGGTGGGGCATGTTCTTCCTTCGGCGAGCAGGCATTCTGCGGCAATGTTTGATGGCCATAATGGAAGGGACAAACATCCCTTGGCATCTGCTGAAGAAGACTTGAGGCATCTTCTTGGGGAGAAATGCGCATCACTCATTTGGGCAGCGAGTCAGTTTGGTTCGACGCTGGACTTGGAGCAGAGGCAAACGGCGCTCCAGATTCATGCAAGTAGGGTGCTTAATTCGCTGGAATTGTATTCGGAATGGGACTGA
- the LOC116260990 gene encoding E3 ubiquitin-protein ligase PUB23-like, producing the protein MDGVPEIPPFFICPISLQIMMDPVTVCTGITYDRESIHKWLLAYKKKTCPVTKQVLTDHSLTPNSTLLRLIQSWLGDNPLAGQAEGLLETTPTIDGENVRKLIDGAKSPVSDQLKALRKIRSLLKENESNKRLMEEAGLAPVMASLVAENYAQDVASQFDQSEIIGEEALSTLSLLHLSPETATRLAGMDLITCLSWVLQRGSYNARVHAATVLRSVCKSVQQNYLMSLQTELFDGIVEILKDQNSNQATMAALSILMEVCPWGKNRIKAVEAGVVPVVVEFLAENNERRKCEIMLGVLELLCGRAEGREAFLAHPASVAVVSRKIFRVSHVANEKAVRVLLLVSKYSSSSSLIQEMVDMGAVFKLCMVLQTECNLKTKQKAKEILRLHWRAWKAFPCVPFHGLSSVLRAVGESSS; encoded by the coding sequence ATGGATGGTGTTCCTGAAATTCCTCCATTCTTCATCTGTCCGATCTCTCTGCAGATCATGATGGACCCTGTTACAGTCTGCACCGGCATCACATACGACAGGGAGAGCATTCACAAATGGCTCCTCGCTTACAAGAAGAAGACTTGTCCTGTTACAAAGCAAGTGCTAACGGACCATTCACTGACACCCAACTCCACCCTCCTCCGTCTGATCCAGTCATGGCTTGGCGACAACCCCTTGGCCGGCCAAGCCGAGGGCCTGCTGGAGACGACCCCCACCATCGACGGCGAGAACGTCCGGAAGCTCATAGACGGGGCCAAATCCCCAGTTTCCGATCAATTGAAGGCTCTTAGGAAGATCAGGTCTCTACTGAAAGAGAATGAATCCAATAAGAGGTTGATGGAGGAAGCAGGTTTGGCTCCGGTGATGGCTTCTCTTGTAGCGGAGAATTACGCTCAAGACGTCGCCAGCCAGTTTGATCAGAGTGAAATCATTGGGGAAGAAGCATTGagcactctttctctccttcatCTGTCACCAGAGACAGCCACTCGTCTTGCCGGTATGGACCTCATAACGTGCTTGTCATGGGTATTACAGAGAGGGAGTTATAATGCTAGAGTACACGCTGCCACTGTCTTGAGATCCGTCTGCAAATCCGTTCAACAGAACTACTTGATGTCTCTACAAACGGAGCTGTTCGACGGAATCGTGGAAATCTTGAAGGACCAGAACTCGAACCAGGCGACGATGGCCGCACTTTCGATACTCATGGAGGTCTGCCCATGGGGAAAGAACAGGATAAAGGCAGTAGAAGCAGGCGTTGTGCCTGTTGTCGTGGAATTCCTGGCTGAGAATAATGAGAGAAGGAAGTGCGAGATCATGTTGGGAGTGCTCGAATTGCTGTGTGGTAGAGCGGAGGGCAGGGAAGCCTTCCTCGCTCACCCTGCCAGTGTTGCAGTTGTGTCGAGGAAGATCTTTAGGGTTTCTCATGTCGCAAATGAGAAGGCAGTGAGAGTGCTGCTGTTGGTTTCCAAGTATTCATCGTCTTCTTCTCTGATCCAAGAAATGGTCGACATGGGTGCTGTTTTCAAGCTGTGTATGGTGCTACAGACAGAATGCAATTTGAAGACCAAGCAGAAGGCCAAGGAGATACTAAGACTACATTGGAGGGCTTGGAAGGCATTCCCCTGTGTTCCGTTTCATGGATTATCATCTGTCCTTAGAGCAGTTGGTGAAAGCAGTTCATAA